One window from the genome of Streptomyces sp. NBC_00708 encodes:
- a CDS encoding CotH kinase family protein, whose translation MSPVDGTPRGRRLRDRVPVRLRHHWKPAGALCAGLAVMLYAFGDARISPYVTSASRVEADTITEDVKGTVGLYDTSAKHSVQLEYKQTDFDKMMKEFKKDGTKDSIPADLTIDGVYLTDVGIRLKGNSTLMSLRGNRGGGQGGMPGGGQGGQGGMPAGGRGGQMPGGGGGMTQYNLSADKPEELPWLIKIDEYVEGRAYQGEREISLRPGSNAQVPVNEALALSLIDGTGEPAERYGFTTLKVNDRPTAVRLMVENPDTEYAEAVEGESVVYKARAGGTFDYQGDDPSKYETSFRQLNKVGSQDLEPVMKLAKWVEKASDKEFAADLHTYVDVDSFAHYVATQNLLMNFDDMAGPGKNYLLGYDLNTKKFSVLGWDYNLTFSGDATAGPDDQMSMGGGMGGRPGGAGGKDGDAGGQMPEGMPEGMPELPEGAEMPDFGDMPGAPDGDADKGGGGGGMRSGHALKERFLELDAFDSVYKKAYQDLYEKFYASGKATKSLKDLAGQLTRAGVPAKDVESAVGTLRTTVTERTAALAKNKEVTG comes from the coding sequence GTGAGCCCCGTCGACGGCACGCCCCGCGGGCGACGGCTGCGCGACCGCGTGCCCGTACGCCTGCGGCACCACTGGAAGCCCGCCGGGGCGCTGTGCGCGGGGCTCGCGGTGATGCTGTACGCGTTCGGCGACGCCCGTATCTCCCCGTACGTCACCTCCGCCTCGCGGGTGGAGGCCGACACGATCACGGAGGACGTGAAGGGCACGGTCGGGCTGTACGACACATCGGCGAAGCACTCCGTGCAACTGGAGTACAAGCAGACCGACTTCGACAAGATGATGAAGGAGTTCAAGAAGGACGGCACGAAGGACTCCATCCCGGCGGACCTTACGATCGACGGGGTCTATCTGACGGACGTCGGCATCCGGCTCAAGGGCAACTCGACCCTGATGTCCCTGCGGGGGAACCGGGGCGGGGGCCAGGGCGGTATGCCGGGCGGCGGCCAGGGCGGCCAGGGCGGTATGCCTGCGGGCGGGCGCGGCGGTCAGATGCCCGGCGGGGGCGGCGGGATGACGCAGTACAACCTGTCCGCCGACAAGCCCGAGGAACTGCCCTGGCTCATCAAGATCGACGAGTACGTGGAGGGCCGCGCCTACCAGGGTGAGCGGGAGATCTCGCTGCGCCCCGGCAGCAACGCCCAGGTCCCCGTCAACGAGGCGCTGGCGCTCTCGCTGATCGACGGGACCGGGGAGCCGGCCGAGCGGTACGGCTTCACGACCCTGAAGGTCAACGACCGGCCCACGGCCGTACGGCTGATGGTCGAGAACCCCGACACCGAGTACGCCGAGGCCGTCGAGGGCGAGTCCGTGGTCTACAAGGCCAGGGCGGGCGGCACATTCGACTACCAGGGCGACGACCCCTCGAAGTACGAGACGTCCTTCCGGCAGCTGAACAAGGTCGGCAGCCAGGACCTCGAACCCGTGATGAAGCTGGCCAAGTGGGTCGAGAAGGCCTCCGACAAGGAGTTCGCCGCCGATCTCCACACGTACGTGGACGTCGACTCGTTCGCGCACTACGTCGCCACGCAGAACCTGCTGATGAACTTCGACGACATGGCGGGCCCGGGGAAGAACTACCTGCTCGGGTACGACCTGAACACCAAGAAGTTCTCGGTGCTGGGGTGGGACTACAACCTCACCTTCAGCGGGGACGCGACGGCCGGCCCGGACGACCAAATGAGCATGGGCGGCGGCATGGGCGGTCGCCCGGGAGGCGCCGGCGGCAAGGACGGCGACGCCGGCGGCCAGATGCCCGAGGGCATGCCGGAAGGGATGCCCGAGCTGCCCGAGGGCGCGGAGATGCCCGACTTCGGCGACATGCCCGGGGCGCCGGACGGTGACGCGGACAAGGGCGGCGGAGGCGGCGGCATGCGGTCCGGGCACGCGCTGAAGGAGCGCTTCCTGGAGCTCGACGCCTTCGACTCCGTCTACAAGAAGGCGTACCAGGACCTGTACGAGAAGTTCTACGCCTCCGGCAAGGCCACGAAGTCGCTCAAGGACCTCGCGGGGCAGCTCACCCGGGCCGGCGTCCCCGCGAAGGACGTCGAGAGCGCGGTCGGCACCCTGCGCACCACGGTCACCGAGCGGACCGCCGCGCTGGCGAAGAACAAGGAGGTGACCGGCTGA